In the genome of Quercus robur chromosome 3, dhQueRobu3.1, whole genome shotgun sequence, one region contains:
- the LOC126716751 gene encoding putative pentatricopeptide repeat-containing protein At1g12700, mitochondrial gives MLHMHPLPSIVDFTQLLGAVARMKHYSVVINLIQRMESFGISPNVYTLTVLINCYCRLRRVDFGFSVLATILKHGYQPNHITLTTLVNGLCLRGNIAGAVRLVEEMENKGYEPNAITCGTIVNGLCKIGQTGVAIRLLRKIEKRNFAQNVVHYNTVIDSLCKDKLVTEALNLFSEMMSKGIQPDVVTYSCVIQGLCNFGRWREAFTLWNEMLQRKVVPDVQTFSILVDTYCKEGMLTEAKKVFDVMIQRGIEPDKVAYNSLIDGYCLQNQMDEAVKAFNIMVEKGFSPNVFSYNILINGYCKSKKIDEAMRLFHEMSNKGTIPDVVTYTTLIGGFCRVERVRTALELFNTMQACGQLPNLQTYAILLDGFCKNRRIAEAMALFQEIKEKKLDQHIVFYNILIDSMCNVGELTTAREIFSSLLAKGLQPDVRTYTIMVKGFCKEGLIDEAIWLLEKMEGNGCSPNEQTYNTLIQGLLQHGDTAKAMKYLKMMVDKGFSANATTAAMFIDLLSSNQVDDNIRELLPKSG, from the coding sequence ATGCTTCACATGCACCCTTTGCCTTCCATTGTCGATTTTACTCAATTGTTGGGTGCGGTTGCAAGAATGAAGCATTACTCTGTAGTCATTAATCTAATTCAACGAATGGAATCATTCGGAATCTCGCCCAATGTTTATACTCTCACTGTTTTGATTAATTGCTACTGCCGTTTGAGACGGGTTGATTTTGGGTTCTCTGTCTTAGCAACAATTTTGAAACATGGTTATCAACCAAATCATATAACTCTAACCACTCTTGTCAATGGGCTATGTCTTCGAGGTAACATTGCTGGAGCTGTTAGGCTGGTAGAAGAAATGGAGAATAAAGGGTATGAGCCTAATGCGATTACTTGTGGAACAATAGTAAATGGTCTCTGTAAGATTGGCCAGACTGGTGTGGCTATTAGGTTGCTCAGGAAGATTGAAAAAAGGAATTTTGCACAAAATGTGGTGCACTATAACACGGTCATTGACAGTTTATGTAAGGATAAATTGGTAACTGAGGCTTTGAACCTTTTTTCTGAAATGATGAGTAAAGGCATTCAGCCAGATGTTGTCACTTACAGTTGCGTAATTCAAGGACTATGCAATTTTGGCCGGTGGAGGGAGGCTTTTACTTTGTGGAATGAGATGCTGCAAAGGAAGGTCGTGCCAGATGTACAAACATTTAGCATATTGGTGGACACATATTGCAAGGAAGGGATGCTGACTGAggcaaaaaaagtttttgatgtgATGATTCAAAGAGGCATTGAGCCTGACAAAGTCGCTTACAATTCTTTGATTGATGGTTATTGTTTGCAAAACCAAATGGATGAGGCAGTTAAGGCATTTAATATAATGGTTGAGAAGGGTTTTTCACCCAATGTGTTTAGCTATAACATATTGATAAATGGATAttgcaaaagtaaaaaaattgatgagGCAATGCGTCTCTTTCATGAAATGTCCAACAAGGGAACAATTCCTGATGTAGTGACTTACACCACTCTTATAGGTGGGTTTTGTCGAGTGGAGAGAGTTCGGACTGCATTAGAGCTATTCAATACAATGCAAGCTTGTGGCCAACTTCCAAATCTCCAAACCTATGCCATCTTGTTAGATGGATTTTGTAAGAATAGACGAATTGCTGAGGCAATGGCATTGTTTCAggagattaaagaaaaaaagttggACCAACATATTGTGTTTTACAACATCTTGATTGACAGTATGTGCAATGTTGGGGAGCTTACAACTGCAAGAGAAATCTTTAGTAGTCTTCTTGCAAAAGGATTGCAACCTGATGTTCGGACTTATACTATAATGGTCAAAGGGTTTTGCAAAGAGGGGCTAATTGATGAAGCGATTTGGCTGCTTGAGAAAATGGAAGGCAATGGTTGTTCACCTAATGAGCAAACATATAACACATTAATCCAAGGGTTATTGCAACATGGTGACACAGCAAAGGCAATGAAATATCTCAAAATGATGGTGGACAAGGGATTTTCAGCAAACGCAACAACTGCTGCCATGTTTATTGACTTGCTATCGTCTAATCAAGTAGATGATAATATTCGAGAGCTGCTTCCAAAGTCTGGGTGA
- the LOC126716756 gene encoding laccase-17-like, translating into MGASLFPSAAIVGVFLFAINFLCIIPELAIAKQEPITRHYKFDIRLQNVTRLCHTKSIVTVNGKFPGPAIIAREGDRVVVEVVNHVKNNVSIHWHGVRQIQSGWADGPAYITQCPIQTGQTYVYNFTIVGQRGTLFWHAHISWLRATLYGPIIILPKHNVSYPFPKPFREIPMLFGEWWNTDTEAVITQALQTGAGPNVSDAFTINGLPGPLYNCSAKDTFKLKVKPGKTYLLRLINADMNDDLFFSIANHTLTIVEADAVYVKPFKTNILLIAPGQTTNVLLKTKHHRPNVTFLMAARPYFTGRGAFDNSTTAGILEYERPSNSSSTKSKSLPLSKPTLPAINDTTFAANFSNKFHSLANAEFPARVPQTVQKHFFFTVGLGSSPCPKNHTCQGPNGTKFAATINNISFTLPTTALLQAYFFGKSNGVYTTDFPSSPLFPFNYTSNNPLNNTMVSNGTKLIVLPFNTSVEVVLQDTSILGAESHPLHLHGYNFFVVGQGFGNFDPNKDPANFNLVDPVERNTIGVPSGGWVAIRFHADNPGVWFMHCHFEVHLSWGLKMAWIVLDGKLPNQKLPPPPSDFPKC; encoded by the exons ATGGGTGCTTCTCTTTTTCCATCAGCAGCAATTGTaggagtttttctttttgctataAACTTCCTTTGCATCATTCCTGAGCTTGCCATTGCCAAGCAAGAGCCCATTACAAGGCACTACAAGTTCGAT ATAAGGTTGCAAAATGTCACGCGATTGTGCCACACAAAGAGCATAGTGACAGTTAATGGGAAGTTTCCAGGGCCTGCTATCATTGCTAGAGAGGGTGACAGAGTTGTGGTTGAAGTGGTCAATCATGTTAAGAACAATGTCAGCATCCATTG GCATGGAGTCCGACAAATTCAGAGTGGATGGGCAGATGGACCAGCATATATAACACAATGTCCCATTCAAACTGGCCAGACTTATGTTTACAACTTCACTATAGTTGGCCAAAGAGGGACTCTCTTCTGGCATGCTCACATCTCTTGGCTAAGAGCTACTCTCTATGGACCCATTATCATCCTCCCCAAGCACAATGTGTCCTACCCATTTCCCAAACCTTTTAGGGAAATCCCCATGTTGTTTG GTGAGTGGTGGAATACTGATACAGAGGCAGTTATTACCCAGGCTCTACAGACTGGAGCTGGCCCAAATGTCTCTGATGCATTCACCATTAATGGACTTCCAGGGCCATTGTACAATTGTTCTGCTAAAG ATACATTCAAGCTGAAGGTGAAGCCAGGGAAAACATATCTCCTCCGATTGATCAACGCTGACATGAATGATGATCTCTTTTTCAGTATAGCAAATCACACTCTCACCATTGTTGAAGCTGATGCAGTTTATGTTAAGCCTTTCAAAACCAATATACTTCTAATTGCACCAGGACAAACTACCAATGTTCTCCTGAAAACCAAACACCACCGCCCTAATGTGACTTTTTTAATGGCAGCCAGGCCTTATTTCACTGGCCGCGGCGCTTTTGATAATTCCACAACTGCTGGTATTCTGGAGTATGAACGGCCATCAAATTCTTCTTCTACAAAATCAAAAAGCCTCCCACTATCAAAACCAACCTTGCCTGCCATTAATGACACTACATTTGCCGCAAATTTTAGTAACAAATTCCACAGTTTGGCCAATGCTGAATTCCCTGCTAGAGTCCCTCAAACTGTCCAAAAGCACTTCTTCTTTACAGTAGGCCTTGGAAGCAGCCCATGCCCCAAGAACCACACCTGCCAAGGGCCTAATGGCACAAAATTTGCAGCTACCATAAACAATATCTCCTTTACACTCCCTACAACTGCACTCCTCCAAGCCTATTTCTTTGGGAAATCAAATGGGGTTTACACCACTGATTTTCCAAGCTCACCTTTGTTCCCATTCAATTACACAAGCAATAATCCACTAAACAACACCATGGTCAGCAATGGTACTAAACTAATAGTCCTACCATTCAACACAAGTGTGGAAGTAGTGTTGCAAGACACCAGCATTCTTGGTGCTGAGAGTCACCCTCTCCATCTTCATGGATATAACTTCTTTGTTGTAGGACAAGGTTTTGGTAACTTTGATCCTAACAAGGACCCTGCCAACTTTAATCTTGTTGATCCAGTTGAAAGGAACACTATTGGTGTGCCATCAGGCGGTTGGGTGGCAATTCGTTTCCATGCAGATAACCCTG GTGTTTGGTTTATGCACTGTCACTTTGAGGTCCATTTGAGCTGGGGGTTGAAGATGGCATGGATTGTCCTTGATGGGAAGCTGCCCAATCAGAAGCTACCCCCTCCACCATCAGATTTTCCCAAGTGTTAA